GTTAGGGGGATCTTGTACGGGGAGATCTTGCCGCGGCAATGCTCCCGTACCCCCTCGATGCCAGGAGGATTCTTGAGGTCGGACGGGACGATCACCGCGTGGATGACGTCGCCCAGCAGCGGGTCCGGGCGCTTGACGACCACGACCTCGGAAATGTCGGGATGGGTCAGCAACACGCTTTCGACCTCGCGCGTGCTGACGTTTGCTCCGCCTACGAGGATGACGTCGTTAAGTCGGCCTGTGAGATACAGGTAGCCGTCGCTGTCCGTGTATCCGAGGTCGCCGACACTGAGGAAGTCGTCGCTGCCGCTGCGCAGTCTCTGAGGATCGTCGCTCGCGAACACTTCGGTCCACTCGCTCCTCATGAACACCTCGCCGACTTCGCCCGGCGGCAGCGGGCGGCCCTCATCGTCGGCTATCAGGACCTGGTTGGACAGGAAGGGCCTGCCCACGGTGCCCGGGTGTGCCAGCCATTCGTCGCCGTCGCAGATCGTCGTGCCCACCGCTTGGGTAGAGCTGTACGTCTCATGCACCTGTTTTCCCCCGAGCCGCGCGATCCATCGCCGCTTCACCCCCTCCGGGCATGGTGCGGAGGTGTGCAGCATCCCGGTGAGCGACGAGCAGAGAGCGTCCCAAAGGCTCTGGTTGGCGTCTATCAGCGCCATTTGGTGAGGCGTCAGCTGGCACCACGTCGGGGCGAAGCGTTCGATCGCGGACTTCAGGGAGACCGGATCGAGCCTGCGGGGCATCACCACGTGGGAACCGCCTCCGATGCCGGCCAGGCACATCATGAGCGGTGCCGCGTGGGTGAGCGGTCCGATGGAGAGCTGCACGGCTCCGGGGGACCAGCCGGCGTTCTCCATGAGCCGACGGGCACCGGTGAGCGCCGTACTCGGTCGGGGACTGACGGGGAACAAGGTGGGCAGCCCTGTGGTGCCGCCGGTCGGCAGGTACCAGGTGACGCTCGGCTCCAGACCCCGAAGTGAGAACGCCGGCCGTGACCCGTCCGGCTCCAGCGCGGCGACGAGCCTGTACTCACTCCACGGGAACGCCTCTGCGACAACCTCGCCAAGGCCCTTGGACAGGGCCTGCTTCTCCGCGTCCGTCGCGTGCGGAGGAATGATTATTGGCGTGCAGCCGAGCATCCACGACGCCAGGACGGCCCGGACGAGCCCTTCGCCGTTGGGTAGCGCTATGAGGGTGTGTCGCCCTCGTTCCAGACCGGCGGCCAGCGCGTAGGCGGCCGTCGCCGTGACTCTCTCGTACAGCTCCGCGGCCGTGTAGCCGACCCAATCCCCGGCCGCGTTCTCCACACTTAGCGCGGGGCGGTCAGGTGTCGTACGGGCCAGCGACATCAGACGGCGTGACTCCGTGGTCTGCAAGCGAATCAAGGTTGGTCCACCAACTCACAACTCGTTGTGGGCATCTCGGTCGGCCCGGTTCCGGAAGCCGGGTCGGCGCGTCACGCGTCCTAGCACCTCTGGGTGGTTGAAGTGCAGTCACAATAATTCTTGCAGGGCTCACGGCCAGTGCGATGGCGATTTCTCGCCATTGCGCTTCCCAACCCCGCAGGGCCACTTGATAATCCTGATGCGATCTCCTTGAACGGGAGCCGAACCTAGGATGGTGGGTGCCTCCGAGCACTCCTATTTGACGAAGTAGGCCGAAATCACGGTAAGTGTAGACGGGGAAAGAGGTCTTCGAGATGACCAGCGAAACAGAAGAGCATGGCGAGAGCCTGGATTCCACGGTGCGGACTCTGATCAGGAAGCTGGTGGGTGAGCTTTCTCCCCTGCAGGTATTTCCGGATGCCCGGCCCGATCAGGTACTCAGGGACGAATTGGGATACGACTCGGTACGTCAAGTCGAGCTCACGTTCCTCCTGGAGGAGCTCTTTGGGTTCGACTCGCTGGTTATCGAGGAGGCGCCCTTCATGGAGACCGTGAGTGACCTGGAGGATTTTACCTTGGACGTGATCTCTCAGGGGCGTGCCAAGGTTCCGTCGCAGAGTGATATCGACCGTTTGAGAGAGCTCATTCCGGCCCAGCCGGAATGAATCCTGACATGACCAGCGGGTAGGAGGTCTTGTCTCCCGCCAGGTGAGTATCGCGATATCACGACGGAATATCAGGACGGGCCCGGAAAGGATGCCAGGTGTGACGGTCACCTATGATTCGAGGGAGACAGGCAGCGCCGAGGCGCGGTTTGTGTGGGACTACGGAACCACGGACGAACGTCTCCGGGCACTGTACGAGAGGGGCAAGGCGGCCCAGTGGAATGCCGCTACGGACATCGACTGGGACGCTGGTGTCGGTCTGCCGAGCCGAACCGGCTCCATCGACACCCAGTCGCCTTTGGGGTGGAGCGAGTCCTGCCCGGTACCGAACGAGCAGTGGGACGCCTTTCAGTGGGAGTTCCACTCCTGGATGACCAGTCAATTCATGCACGGTGAGCAAGGAGCTCTCCTGGCGACGAGCCGTCTCGTGACGATGGCCCCCGACATGGACACCAAGATGTTCGCGGCCAGTCAGGTTACCGATGAAGCGCGCCATGTCGAAGCGTATGCACGCTATGTCGATCTGCTCGGGAACAGCTACGCCATCAACCCATCCCTCAAGCGGATGCTGGACACGGTGGTGGCCGAGAGCCGTTGGGACATCGTCTTCCTCGGCATGCAGATCATCGTCGAAGGGCTGGCCCTGGCCGCCTTCAGGCTCGAGCACACCAGGTCGTTCGACCCTGTCATCGCTCAGCTCACTCAGCTCGTGGCCAAGGACGAGGCGCGGCATGTGGCGTTCGGCCTTCTGACACTGCAGGAGATCTACGGTGAGCTCACCTCTCGTGAGCGCGCCGACCGGGAGGAGTTCGTCAAAGAAGCGGCGCTGCTGATGTCCCGCAGGTTCCGCCTGGAGGAAATCTGGGCCCGTCTGGACGTGGACGTGGAAGCGGGCACCAACTACGCGCTGCAGGACCAGAAGATGATCGACTTCCGGCGACTGATGTTCACGAAGATCGTGACCTCGCTGGCGAAAGTGGGCCTTCTGACCACAGGCGTGCGCACGCACCTGGAACAGCTCGAACTCCTCCGTACGCTTCCGTCGAGAGTAAGGGGCTCGTGAAGATGCTGGCTTCGACACCGCACATGATGTCCTGGCTGGAGGCTCCTCCGCGGGAGCACAGCCTGCGCTTCTCGGATGGGCACGGGACGTGGACCTCGCACCCCTACACTGCCATGGCGGAACAGGTGCGCCGCAACGCCCACCGGCTTCACCGCGAGGGCATCGGGTCCGGGGACGTGGTGCTTCTACCCGGACAGAACACGATCGGGTTCGTCACCTCCCTCTACGGAATCCTCCACGCCGGGGCGACACCCGCGATCGTTGCACCGGTCGGCCCCGACGCGATGGTGAGCCGCCTGAAGACCGTGATCAACTCCGTACGTCCCGCTGCCTTTCTGGCCACGGCGGACTACGCGCCGTTCCTGGAGGGCCTCGCCCGTCCGCTCGGATGCCGTGTGCTGGCTGAGGCGGAGGACGGTCCGATGGACGACGGCGCACCCGATCTGCCCGAGGTCGCGCTGGTCCAGTTCAGTTCGGGCTCGACCGGCGACCCCCGCGGAGTGCAGATTCCGTGGTCGGCACTGAACACCCACCTCTTCGGTATCCACGAGTGGCTGTCCATCGACAAGGACTCGCGGGTGGTGTCGTGGCTGCCGTTCTACCACGACATGGGGCTCGTGGGCTGTCTGCTGATGCCGCTGGCCAAGGGGGTATCGGCGTCGTACATGTCGCCGCACGAGTTTATTGGCAACCCGTTGCGGTGGCTCCGCGAGGTCTCGGAGTTCGGTGCAACGGCGTGCGCCGTCGCCGCGTTCTCCTTGAGTCACATCCTGCGGCGCGTGCGCCCGGAACAGCTGGAGGAGCTCGACTTCAGCCGCATGCGGAGCGTGATCATCGGTGCCGAGCGTATCGACCCGGATGTCCTGAGCGCGTTCCACCGGCTTCTCGCCCCTTCCGGCCTGGCCCATAGCGCCCTCCTTCCCGCCTACGGCATGGCCGAGGCGACCCTCGCCGTGACGGGCGTCCGGCCGGACCCCCGCGTGGTCCACACACAGCTTGTGGACACGAGTGCTCTGGAAATCGGCAAGCCCGTGCTGATCTCCGCCGTCGACACTCCCTCGGCCACCCGGCTCGTCTCCTGCGGCAGGACACTGACCGGAGTCGGGGTGAACATCCTGGACGCCGATGGCGGCCCTCTCCCGGAGGGCATGTTCGGTGAGATCGCCGTGCGCGGGTACTCGCTCGCGACGGGGTACCGACAGGGTGAGCTCACCGCCCTCGATGACCAGCACCGCACCGGGGACATGGGATTCATGGTCGACGATGAGCTGTACGTGGTGGGGCGTGCCGGTGACAGCGTCAAGGTGAACGGACGCTGGCTGTTCGCGGAGGACGTCCAGGGCCTGGCCGTCGCAGCATCGCCCAAGCCGCAGCGGACTGTGGCCCTCCTCGGCAGTCTGTCGGGGGCCAATGCGGCCGTCGTCGTCTTGGAGGACTGCACTGCCGCGGAGGCGTCCGGAGTGGGGCGCTCCGTGGCGGCGCGACTGCCGGGGCTGCGGGTGATGGTCCTGCTCGTGCCCCACGGCACGTTGCGGCGCACGACGAGCGGCAAACCCAGGCGGAGGGCCATGTGGCAGGAGCTCGTGATGTCCGGCGACATGGCTTCCCAGGTGGCCTGGGACTCGCTCGACGAGGCCCCGCGGCCGGCGGACCGCTCGGCGGCAGGTCTCTGAACCAGCTGAAGCAGCTCATATCCTACGGAGGAGCGGATTCCCTTGAAGCGTACGGACATCGTCGAACAGATACGAGTCGCCCTCGGCTCGGCGCTCGGCCGTGAGATAGCCGAACTGCCCGAGAACACATCCCTCTTCGAGGACCTGGCCGTGGATTCGTCCAGTGTGCTGGACCTGCTGCTGACTCTGGAGGATTCGGTCGGGCTGGAGATCGACCCGGAAGAGCTGGAGGCGGAGATCTTCGAAACGGTCGGCACTCTGTCGGACTACGTCGAGTCCAATCTTGCCAAGACGGCCCGGGTCTGACGCCGTGCCCGGCACCGCGCAAGGATCGTTCCGCAATGTGCACCACGAGCCGGCCACGGCTTTCCGAAGCGGCGCGGACCCATGCCCGGGCCTCCTCGTATGCCCCGCCTCGGAGAGACTCGCATGACCGTCGCCGCACCATCAGACACGGAGCACGGAGCAACTGGGCGCGGTGTGGTCGGGCTTTCTCGTGTCTCCGTACGTCTTCCGAAGGGCAGCGAACGGGTGGACCGCATCCTGGAGCGTGCCGGTTCCAGCCTGCTGGAGCGACGGATGTTCGCGAAGTTCCACGGCCTGCGGGACAGCCCCACCCTGGCCCCCGGCGAGCCGATGGAGGAACTCCTCGTCGGGGCCGCCCGCGATGCCCTCGGAGAGCGAGGTGCCGACGTCATTCTGTACGGACACACGCAGAGCGTGCAGGATTTCGCGTGCGGCCCCGGGTTCGCACAGCGGCTGCGCAGCAGTCTCGACCTGCCTGACGTGCGGTTCTACGGGGTATCCCAGATCAACTGCGTCTCCGTGCTGCGCGCCCTGGAAATGGCCCGCCGCTACCACTCCCGGCCCGCCGCGCAGCCGGGGGAACGGGTACTCGTACTCGGCGGGGACCACGGCAGCGTCGCCGACGCGGCAAGGATAGTGCCGCGCGTGACGGTCGCCGGCGATGCCGCCGTGGCCGTCGTCGTGCACAGCTCGGACGAGAACGACTTCCCTCGGTACCGCTATCTGTCGGGTGGCGCGCTGCGGGACGGCCGCTTCCATCGGAGCCTCCGGATGACGACGAAGGAGCTGACTCTCTTCTCCCAGAGCTGCGTGGGCCACCTGGCCACGGCCCTGAGGGAAGCCACGGACGGGGCGGGAATCGGCTTCTCGGACATCGACTGGATCATGCCGGACCTGTCCAGCGCCCTTTTCTGGCGCAACTTCTGCCGGGAGACCGGTGTCCAGCAGGAACGTATCTGTCTGGACCTGTTGCCGGAGCGCGGCCATAACAACGGAGTCGACGCGCTCTCTGCCCTCCAGCACGCTGACATGACCGGCCGACTCCGCCCCGGCGACCGTATCGCGCTCGTCGCGCTCGGGCCGGGCGCCTACTTCCAGGTCGTGATTGTCGAAGTCACACCGGAGTCGTCGTGAGACCTCAGCTGGGAGTCCGCCTCCGAGGAAAGCAGGGGCTAGTGACCAAGCTGTACATAGATTGCTTCGCGATCACAGTTCGCTCACGTCCTCGGCTGAAGCAAACGGCCGAGTTGCACCGCACGCACCAGCGACGACAAGTTGCGCACCTTGTCGCCGCCCGGCGGGGCATACCGGAGGAGCGGATCAAGGTACGACAGCCTGTGGTCGACGACCCCGCGGACGCAGGCGACTTCCTCATCACCCAACGGGCTCTGGCCGCACTCGGCCCCCCACCGGAGAAGCCGCACACGCTCTATCTGGTGCGCTCCGGCCCCCTGCTCGATCCGATGGTGGCCCCCCTGACAGCCACGGTGCACACCATGGGCTGGCCCGGCGACGAGGTGGGCATCAGCCACCTTGAGGAGCAAGGCGGCACGCTCGTGTTCGACCTGCTCGCGTGGGCCGTCCCCGAGGACGCTGAGGCGACGGTCATCGTCGTCGACGACCCGGCCTATGTGGACGACACGACCGAGAACCCGGCATTCGCCGCCGTCAGTCTGAGGCTCGCCCCCACGGGCGCCCTTGGTGTCCGTGCCTGCGGCGAGGGGATGCCCCTTGGTGTCGACACCGAGCCGTACGCGCACAAGTTCTCAGGTAAGGGGCCTTGCGACGCATGGCTGGAACTCTACGCCGCCCTGGCCTCCGGCGCGATCAAGCGGGGCGAGACCGCTCTGCTCCACACAGCGGGCCGGGAACGCCACGGGTGGGTTCTCGTCGAGGTGGTCCAGCCGGACCAGTTGCGAATGACCAGTGTCCGACTTTAGGAGTGACGTGATGGTGACTGGCCAATCTCCCCAGCGACTGCTCTATGAAGGCTTCCTGCGGAGCCTCGAACACGACCAAGAGGCGGAAGCGCTGCGCATCGGCGCACAGCGCATCACGTACCGGCGCCTGCACGACCGCGCGCTGGCCCTCGCTGGCAGCCTGGTGTCGGCCGCCCCGCGGCCCCTGCGCCGTGTGGGGGTGCTCGCGGCCCGCAGTGAGGACGCGTACGCGGGACTGCTGGCCGCGCTGTACACCGGTGCGGCCGTAGTTCCGCTCAACCCGAGTTTCCCGGCGGAACGCCTCAGGTACATGGTGACCGCCGCGTCGCTCGACGGCCTTGTGGTCGATGAGCGGAGTCAGCGGTCCCTGGCCGCACTGGCCGATGTGCTGGACGGCGTCAGCGTGGTGGCCGAACCCATGGGCCCCGCCCTGGAGGAACCGATCCTCTCATCGCCGACCGATGTCGCGTACATCCTCTTCACGTCCGGATCCAGTGGACGGCCCAAGGGCGTGCCGGTGCTGCATTCCAGTGTGGTCGCGTACCTGCGCCATGTCCAGGATCGGTACGCCTTCACGCCCGACGACGTGTTCTCCCAGACATACGACCTGACCTTCGACCTCGCAATGTTCGACCTCTTCGTCGGATGGGGCAGTGGTGGCACCGTCGTCAGCGTGCCGCCGCACGCCTACGTGTCCCTCCCCGAGTTCATCGCCAGGCACGGCATCACCGTCTGGTTCTCCACCCCCCGAATGATTTCCCTGGCCCGCCAGGCACGGGGCATGGTGCCCAACTCCTTCCCGAGTCTGCGGTGGAGCCTGTTCTGCGGCGAACCCCTGCTGGTGCGAGACGCGGCCCAATGGCAGGACGCCGCGCCGCGGTCACACGTGGAGAACCTGTACGGCCCGACCGAGCTGACCATCTCGTGCACCGCGCACCGCTTCGACCCGGAGACCTCGCCGGGGCGGGCGGTGAACGGCATCGTCCCCATCGGAACCATCCACCCGAACCTCCGGTATCTGCTGCTTGGAGCGGACGACAGCGACGACGGCACCGGCGAGCTGTGCGTGACCGGGGACCAGACGTTCCGCGGCTACCTCGACCCGTCCGACGACGCCGACCGCTTCGTGGATCACGACGGGAAACGCTGGTACCGGACGGGCGACCTGGTCCAGCACACCGAGGGCGGAGAACTGGCATACATCGGCCGGCGCGACCACCAGGTCAGCATCGGCGGCGTACGAGTGGAGCTGGCCGAGATCGAGTCGGGGCTGCGGCGCCTCCCCGGAGTACGGGAGGCCGTCGCGGTGGCCGCCGACGGTCGGTTGGTGGCGTTCTGCGTAGGGGAGGAGCACCCGAGCTCCATCATCCTGGCGGAACTCGGATCCTTCCTTCCCCGCTACATGATTCCGCGCCACTTCGAGTACCTCGATGAGCTGCCGCTCAACGCCAACCGCAAGACCGACCGTCTCGCACTCTCCGCTCGCGCGCACACGCTGCTGCAGGCGGAGACCTGATCGCGAGAAGGTCTCTTGGTACGGATGAAGCCTCTGGTGGAAACGGTTCGCGAAGATCGCGTCCGCTGCATCAGAGGCTTCATGCCAGGGCCTCTGGAGATCCGCCCGATCCACGCCCTGTCCCGCGCTCCCTGGACCGTGGTCCCTGTCGCGCTGCAGAGGGTCGGCTCGCGTATCGAGACCGCCGCCCATGGAAAAGGGACACGACGGGGGAGCCAGCCGTCGTGTCCCTTCGGTTCCGGCCGGACGCCGGCGCCCTGTCAGGGGCTGACACCCGCGACGTACGGGCGCGGTGCCGCGGTGATGGCCGAACGGCTCGTTAAGGACGCGCGTCCTGTCCGCCCCGCTCCTTGATGACGGCCTCTATGGCGGCGGCGGTCACGCGCAGGGTGCGCCACTGGAAGACCTCCGCCACGGAGAGCTCCACGCGGAACAGCTCCGACATGCGGAGGACCAAGCGGACAGCGACGATGGAGCTGCCGCCCAACTCCTGGAAGTCGTCGTCCAGCCCGATCTGCTCCACACCTACGGCCTGTTGCCACAGCGAAGCCAGTGCCTTTTCGACGTTGCTCTTCGGGGGAACGTAGGGCGTCTCCACCTGCCGCTTGACAAGGGAGCCCACGGAGAGCGTGGGCGTGCTGCCGGCCACCGTCGACGCGACCCGGTCCGCCTGCTTCTCGCGCCTGCGCAACCCGCCGGGGCTCACGATCACCTGCGGGCCCGAGCGGGTCGCCAGGATCGAGCGCAGGATCCCGGCTCCTTCGAGGGAGGTGATGGCGCCTTCGGCGTAGACGTCCAGTACGTGCTTCGAGCGCAGGGCCATGCCTGTCTCCGACCACTGTGGCCAGTTGATCGAGACCACATGGCGACCAGTGCCCCACTGGGCCTGGGCATAGGCGTCGAGGAACGCGTTCGCGCCGGAGTAGTCGGACTGACCGTAGTCGCCCGTGACGGCCGCGATGGACGAGTACAGCACGAAGAGAGCGGGCCGGAACACTCGGTCAAGGACGTAGGTGCCGTGGATCTTCGGCGTGACGACCCGTCCGACGGCCTCGGCCGAGCGTAGCTCGATGAGACCGCCCCCCGCGACACCCGCGAGATGGAAGACGCCGGACACGCGGCCGAACGTGCGCATCACCTCCGCACGGATCGCGCGCATCCGTTCCTCGTCCGCGACGTCGCCGGCGCGCA
The genomic region above belongs to Streptomyces marianii and contains:
- a CDS encoding class I adenylate-forming enzyme family protein, producing MQTTESRRLMSLARTTPDRPALSVENAAGDWVGYTAAELYERVTATAAYALAAGLERGRHTLIALPNGEGLVRAVLASWMLGCTPIIIPPHATDAEKQALSKGLGEVVAEAFPWSEYRLVAALEPDGSRPAFSLRGLEPSVTWYLPTGGTTGLPTLFPVSPRPSTALTGARRLMENAGWSPGAVQLSIGPLTHAAPLMMCLAGIGGGSHVVMPRRLDPVSLKSAIERFAPTWCQLTPHQMALIDANQSLWDALCSSLTGMLHTSAPCPEGVKRRWIARLGGKQVHETYSSTQAVGTTICDGDEWLAHPGTVGRPFLSNQVLIADDEGRPLPPGEVGEVFMRSEWTEVFASDDPQRLRSGSDDFLSVGDLGYTDSDGYLYLTGRLNDVILVGGANVSTREVESVLLTHPDISEVVVVKRPDPLLGDVIHAVIVPSDLKNPPGIEGVREHCRGKISPYKIPLTVDVVEMLPRSHSEKVERFFRP
- a CDS encoding acyl carrier protein; the encoded protein is MTSETEEHGESLDSTVRTLIRKLVGELSPLQVFPDARPDQVLRDELGYDSVRQVELTFLLEELFGFDSLVIEEAPFMETVSDLEDFTLDVISQGRAKVPSQSDIDRLRELIPAQPE
- a CDS encoding ferritin-like domain-containing protein, whose amino-acid sequence is MTVTYDSRETGSAEARFVWDYGTTDERLRALYERGKAAQWNAATDIDWDAGVGLPSRTGSIDTQSPLGWSESCPVPNEQWDAFQWEFHSWMTSQFMHGEQGALLATSRLVTMAPDMDTKMFAASQVTDEARHVEAYARYVDLLGNSYAINPSLKRMLDTVVAESRWDIVFLGMQIIVEGLALAAFRLEHTRSFDPVIAQLTQLVAKDEARHVAFGLLTLQEIYGELTSRERADREEFVKEAALLMSRRFRLEEIWARLDVDVEAGTNYALQDQKMIDFRRLMFTKIVTSLAKVGLLTTGVRTHLEQLELLRTLPSRVRGS
- a CDS encoding AMP-binding protein codes for the protein MLASTPHMMSWLEAPPREHSLRFSDGHGTWTSHPYTAMAEQVRRNAHRLHREGIGSGDVVLLPGQNTIGFVTSLYGILHAGATPAIVAPVGPDAMVSRLKTVINSVRPAAFLATADYAPFLEGLARPLGCRVLAEAEDGPMDDGAPDLPEVALVQFSSGSTGDPRGVQIPWSALNTHLFGIHEWLSIDKDSRVVSWLPFYHDMGLVGCLLMPLAKGVSASYMSPHEFIGNPLRWLREVSEFGATACAVAAFSLSHILRRVRPEQLEELDFSRMRSVIIGAERIDPDVLSAFHRLLAPSGLAHSALLPAYGMAEATLAVTGVRPDPRVVHTQLVDTSALEIGKPVLISAVDTPSATRLVSCGRTLTGVGVNILDADGGPLPEGMFGEIAVRGYSLATGYRQGELTALDDQHRTGDMGFMVDDELYVVGRAGDSVKVNGRWLFAEDVQGLAVAASPKPQRTVALLGSLSGANAAVVVLEDCTAAEASGVGRSVAARLPGLRVMVLLVPHGTLRRTTSGKPRRRAMWQELVMSGDMASQVAWDSLDEAPRPADRSAAGL
- a CDS encoding acyl carrier protein; the protein is MKRTDIVEQIRVALGSALGREIAELPENTSLFEDLAVDSSSVLDLLLTLEDSVGLEIDPEELEAEIFETVGTLSDYVESNLAKTARV
- a CDS encoding 3-oxoacyl-[acyl-carrier-protein] synthase III C-terminal domain-containing protein; protein product: MTVAAPSDTEHGATGRGVVGLSRVSVRLPKGSERVDRILERAGSSLLERRMFAKFHGLRDSPTLAPGEPMEELLVGAARDALGERGADVILYGHTQSVQDFACGPGFAQRLRSSLDLPDVRFYGVSQINCVSVLRALEMARRYHSRPAAQPGERVLVLGGDHGSVADAARIVPRVTVAGDAAVAVVVHSSDENDFPRYRYLSGGALRDGRFHRSLRMTTKELTLFSQSCVGHLATALREATDGAGIGFSDIDWIMPDLSSALFWRNFCRETGVQQERICLDLLPERGHNNGVDALSALQHADMTGRLRPGDRIALVALGPGAYFQVVIVEVTPESS
- a CDS encoding amino acid adenylation domain-containing protein; this translates as MVTGQSPQRLLYEGFLRSLEHDQEAEALRIGAQRITYRRLHDRALALAGSLVSAAPRPLRRVGVLAARSEDAYAGLLAALYTGAAVVPLNPSFPAERLRYMVTAASLDGLVVDERSQRSLAALADVLDGVSVVAEPMGPALEEPILSSPTDVAYILFTSGSSGRPKGVPVLHSSVVAYLRHVQDRYAFTPDDVFSQTYDLTFDLAMFDLFVGWGSGGTVVSVPPHAYVSLPEFIARHGITVWFSTPRMISLARQARGMVPNSFPSLRWSLFCGEPLLVRDAAQWQDAAPRSHVENLYGPTELTISCTAHRFDPETSPGRAVNGIVPIGTIHPNLRYLLLGADDSDDGTGELCVTGDQTFRGYLDPSDDADRFVDHDGKRWYRTGDLVQHTEGGELAYIGRRDHQVSIGGVRVELAEIESGLRRLPGVREAVAVAADGRLVAFCVGEEHPSSIILAELGSFLPRYMIPRHFEYLDELPLNANRKTDRLALSARAHTLLQAET